Proteins from one Catenuloplanes atrovinosus genomic window:
- a CDS encoding DUF3152 domain-containing protein — MIPGFGSSGKKAIPDNQVPQNGDGDFEAAPGVRDVIGEGRIMVRYRVEVETGIDWGELPPWTAERFAEAVDEVFADPRGWAASAAAPITEPEHGMSGESWQFQRVGDDEHVTLRLATPATVDAQCARAGVDTEGVYSCRFQNTIMVNLKRWLQGADPAPSVQSYRAGVINHEVGHFLGFAHQGCPGRGRPAPVMMQQTIALDGCRPNEWPFSEDGEFITGTWQDS, encoded by the coding sequence GTGATACCGGGGTTCGGGTCGTCGGGGAAAAAGGCGATTCCGGACAATCAGGTTCCGCAGAACGGGGACGGGGACTTCGAGGCGGCGCCGGGGGTGCGGGACGTGATCGGGGAGGGGCGGATCATGGTCAGGTACCGGGTGGAGGTGGAGACCGGGATCGACTGGGGTGAACTGCCGCCGTGGACGGCGGAGCGGTTCGCGGAGGCGGTCGACGAGGTGTTCGCGGATCCGCGCGGCTGGGCGGCGTCGGCCGCGGCGCCGATCACGGAGCCGGAGCACGGGATGTCCGGGGAGTCGTGGCAGTTCCAGCGGGTCGGTGACGACGAGCACGTGACGTTGCGGCTGGCCACGCCGGCCACGGTGGACGCGCAGTGCGCGCGGGCCGGGGTGGACACGGAGGGCGTGTACTCGTGCCGGTTCCAGAACACGATCATGGTGAACCTGAAGCGGTGGCTGCAGGGGGCGGACCCGGCGCCGTCGGTGCAGTCGTACCGTGCCGGGGTGATCAACCACGAGGTGGGGCACTTCCTCGGGTTCGCCCACCAGGGGTGCCCGGGTAGGGGGCGGCCGGCTCCGGTGATGATGCAGCAGACCATCGCGCTCGACGGGTGCCGGCCGAACGAGTGGCCGTTCAGCGAGGACGGCGAGTTCATCACCGGTACGTGGCAGGACTCCTGA
- a CDS encoding alpha/beta fold hydrolase: MFAHEIGSGTPVVLLHGFGLDHRSLLPLEPAFERAGPWRRIYLDLPGATGTRAAGVNGTQQVADAVVDEIRARLGDEPFAVLGGSFGGMIARYVAHECRPRVLGLATVAGVFVAAHAGRTVPPRAVLREEPEIVPLLGAAVDAYREDAVVESVADAHGFLRYLLPGLDGADQRALARIAERYSLDREPEDAHPEPFRHPTLHVTGRQDHVVGYSDAWRRIEHYPRASFAALDAAGHNLLFEQRELCCALVGDWLARIRRAG; encoded by the coding sequence GTGTTCGCGCACGAGATCGGTTCCGGGACCCCGGTGGTGCTGCTGCACGGGTTCGGTCTGGACCACCGGAGCCTGCTCCCGCTGGAGCCGGCGTTCGAGCGCGCGGGACCGTGGCGGCGGATCTACCTCGACCTCCCCGGCGCGACCGGGACGCGGGCGGCGGGGGTGAACGGCACGCAACAGGTCGCCGACGCGGTGGTCGACGAGATCCGCGCGCGGCTCGGCGACGAGCCGTTCGCGGTGCTGGGCGGCTCGTTCGGCGGGATGATCGCCCGCTACGTCGCGCACGAGTGCCGGCCGCGGGTGCTCGGGCTCGCCACCGTGGCCGGGGTCTTCGTCGCCGCGCACGCCGGCCGGACCGTGCCGCCCCGCGCGGTGCTGAGGGAGGAACCCGAGATCGTGCCGCTCCTCGGCGCGGCGGTGGACGCGTACCGGGAGGACGCCGTGGTGGAGTCCGTGGCGGACGCGCACGGGTTCCTGCGGTACCTGCTGCCCGGCCTGGACGGCGCCGACCAGCGCGCGCTGGCCCGCATCGCGGAGCGCTACTCCCTCGACCGCGAACCCGAGGACGCGCACCCGGAGCCGTTCCGGCACCCGACGCTGCACGTCACCGGCCGGCAGGACCACGTGGTCGGATACTCCGACGCGTGGCGCCGGATCGAGCACTACCCGCGCGCGTCGTTCGCCGCGCTCGACGCGGCCGGCCACAACCTGCTGTTCGAGCAGCGCGAACTGTGCTGCGCGCTGGTCGGCGACTGGCTGGCGCGAATCCGGCGGGCCGGCTGA
- a CDS encoding aminotransferase class I/II-fold pyridoxal phosphate-dependent enzyme, giving the protein MVDHSRVPVLEALQEFRRRGDTVFGPPAHKQGRGADPRVIDIVGAGVFASDVLSLNGLDDRRQSQGVIERAQELMADAVGADHAFFSTCGSSLSVKTAMISVAGPGEKLLVSRNAHKSVIAALIISGVEPVWVHPHFDTGWQLAHPPEPDDVRAAFRAHPDAAGMLLITPTDWGSCADIAGVARVCHEHGVPLIVDEAWGAHLPFHPDLPQWGMNAGADLVVTSVHKMGGAIEQSSVFHLRGDLVDPTVLKQREDLLGTTSSSSLAYATLDGWRRHMVEQGERLLDEALGRAARVRDAIGAMDPLRLMGEDVVGTGGTAELDPLRLTIDVRGLGISGYQAAEWLRAACHVDLGSADQCHLGGQISYADDDDTEKRLVESVQRLVDECGDLESRPQADLPPPRTLELESVMTPRDAFFGRTEQVPVERAAGRIAAEMLSPYPPGVPVLVPGELINSSALDYLTSGVRAGMLIPDAADPTMASVRVVAG; this is encoded by the coding sequence ATGGTTGATCACTCCCGTGTTCCGGTGCTGGAGGCGTTGCAGGAGTTCCGGCGGCGTGGCGACACGGTGTTCGGGCCGCCCGCCCACAAACAGGGCCGGGGCGCCGACCCGCGCGTGATCGACATCGTCGGCGCCGGCGTGTTCGCCTCCGACGTGCTGTCGCTCAACGGGCTCGACGACCGCCGCCAGTCCCAGGGCGTGATCGAGCGCGCGCAGGAGCTGATGGCGGACGCGGTCGGCGCCGACCACGCGTTCTTCTCCACCTGCGGCAGTTCGCTGTCCGTGAAGACCGCGATGATCTCCGTGGCCGGGCCCGGCGAGAAGCTGCTGGTCTCGCGCAACGCCCACAAGTCCGTGATCGCCGCCTTGATCATCAGTGGGGTGGAGCCGGTCTGGGTGCACCCCCACTTCGACACCGGCTGGCAACTGGCCCACCCGCCGGAGCCGGACGACGTGCGCGCCGCGTTCCGCGCGCATCCCGACGCCGCGGGCATGCTGCTGATCACGCCCACCGACTGGGGCTCGTGCGCGGACATCGCCGGGGTCGCGCGCGTCTGCCACGAGCACGGGGTGCCGCTGATCGTGGACGAGGCGTGGGGCGCGCACCTGCCGTTCCACCCGGACCTGCCGCAGTGGGGCATGAACGCCGGCGCGGACCTGGTGGTCACCAGCGTGCACAAGATGGGCGGCGCGATCGAACAGTCCTCGGTCTTCCACCTCCGCGGCGACCTGGTCGACCCCACGGTGCTCAAGCAGCGCGAGGACCTGCTCGGCACGACCAGCTCGTCGTCGCTGGCGTACGCGACGCTCGACGGCTGGCGCCGGCACATGGTCGAGCAGGGCGAACGGCTGCTGGACGAGGCGCTGGGCCGGGCCGCGCGGGTCCGGGACGCGATCGGCGCGATGGACCCGCTGCGCCTGATGGGCGAGGACGTCGTCGGTACCGGCGGCACCGCGGAACTGGACCCGCTGCGGCTGACGATCGACGTGCGCGGGCTCGGGATCAGCGGATACCAGGCCGCGGAGTGGTTGCGCGCGGCGTGCCACGTCGACCTCGGCTCCGCCGACCAGTGCCACCTGGGCGGGCAGATCAGCTACGCCGATGACGACGACACGGAGAAGCGGCTGGTCGAGAGCGTGCAGCGGCTGGTCGACGAGTGCGGCGACCTCGAGTCGCGGCCCCAGGCCGACCTGCCGCCGCCGCGCACGCTCGAACTCGAGAGCGTCATGACGCCGCGCGACGCGTTCTTCGGCCGGACCGAACAGGTGCCGGTGGAGCGGGCCGCCGGGCGCATCGCCGCGGAGATGCTCAGTCCGTACCCGCCCGGCGTCCCGGTCCTGGTCCCCGGGGAGCTGATCAACTCCTCCGCGCTGGACTACCTGACCAGCGGCGTGCGGGCGGGCATGCTCATCCCCGACGCGGCGGACCCCACCATGGCCTCGGTACGCGTGGTCGCCGGCTGA
- a CDS encoding nuclear transport factor 2 family protein, translating to MATVESVVRRYYAVVSDLSSTEDELRALLSPGVRVTEHPNALVPAGAVRDLEATVAGFRSGKALLREQVFEVHEVLSDGPRAAVRATWRGVVGADAGPFRAGQELVAHVAALLTVDDGRVLAHETFDCYEPFAPPA from the coding sequence ATGGCAACCGTGGAGTCCGTCGTGCGCCGCTACTACGCCGTCGTGTCCGACCTGTCCTCGACCGAGGACGAGCTGCGGGCGCTGCTCTCGCCCGGGGTGCGGGTGACCGAGCATCCGAACGCGCTGGTTCCGGCCGGTGCCGTGCGGGATCTGGAGGCCACCGTCGCCGGGTTCCGGTCCGGCAAGGCGCTGCTGCGCGAGCAGGTCTTCGAGGTGCACGAGGTGCTCTCGGACGGGCCGCGCGCGGCCGTGCGCGCGACCTGGCGCGGCGTGGTCGGCGCGGACGCGGGGCCGTTCCGGGCCGGGCAGGAGCTGGTCGCGCACGTCGCGGCGCTGCTCACCGTGGACGACGGGCGGGTGCTCGCGCACGAGACGTTCGACTGCTACGAGCCGTTCGCACCGCCGGCCTGA
- a CDS encoding MarR family winged helix-turn-helix transcriptional regulator → MLEDAAPELDMSSAFTLLGDAVTRRVLRALDGTGLRPAHGYLIQRLLTGPATATEIADHLGISQQAVSKALNELLTLGYVAPATTGDRRRRPMALTPAGHHAIDTARAERARIDARLRAALGPGTFETTMAALHTALDALDLTDRIRHRAAQPPDDTLAG, encoded by the coding sequence GTGTTGGAAGACGCTGCTCCCGAACTCGACATGTCCTCCGCGTTCACGCTGCTCGGCGACGCCGTCACCCGCCGCGTGCTGCGCGCCCTGGACGGCACCGGGCTCCGCCCCGCGCACGGCTACCTGATCCAGCGCCTGCTCACCGGCCCGGCCACCGCCACCGAGATCGCCGACCACCTCGGCATCAGCCAGCAGGCCGTCTCCAAGGCCCTCAACGAACTGCTGACCCTGGGGTACGTCGCCCCCGCCACCACCGGCGACCGCCGCCGGCGCCCGATGGCCCTCACCCCGGCCGGCCACCACGCCATCGACACCGCCCGCGCCGAACGCGCCCGCATCGACGCCCGGCTCCGCGCCGCCCTCGGCCCCGGCACCTTCGAGACCACCATGGCCGCGCTCCACACCGCGCTCGACGCCCTCGACCTCACCGACCGCATCCGCCACCGCGCCGCCCAGCCCCCGGACGACACCCTCGCCGGCTGA
- a CDS encoding trypsin-like peptidase domain-containing protein, producing the protein MPGFLCRVLGGDGVPCGTGFQVAPHLVVTAWHVLRDAGGDRAGARLSVDALHGGVPPAAAEVIAGDPGRDLAVLRRDEPLPDTVAGLVHTGAVEPLTPVLVTGVSTIDDPGHVYRHLDATGSWQGGTVRDTDVRLGRFTSAGVVPGMSGAPVLRLADRTVVGVVSARYNSADGWLRDSVWAARTEDLAALLDGLPGIGVGRRLLVADRVSTVLAVRAPGAGALVAGAATAEVGVHEAALEAATVLTALDDSCRGVGHLGDLVESLVTRVERDGRHDRHAVGDLRARLRRHGLDPRVLFPAMAQHEEALRRWAAGGPAAGPLASLAVVLAHEVTTDVFAGLSATCRRYLREALFRVDSAGCAAFLDALAAVLPPLRSPSTEAVLVRPGNEPVPVEAARRSELASVAAQLCRLPDPDPYVAGRAEPVSVVAAAVRRRIAGHGSATAFLSGQPGVGTSTVAVEAARLLAPDFAGGVVYLDLHGLVAGVRRELSTMVRLISEALRLDLSVETMDDTQRAAALLAQLRDRGVLLVLDNARDAGHVAPLARAPRGCAVIVTARDRVQSFADPGLVFRAEPLAREDSVRVLAACDESRADRADLLHRIAFLCADVPLALRMIGARMASRPDLPLEYVLQTLEQETTRLDYLDAGDRAVRAAIRLSYDNLDVAARRVFRLVAAAPGSATTGAELGHCLGESALTQELLLNRLVDRSLAEQVTVRSPSASLVATVNLFDLVLLFARERLAEEEPEELVRDFRHRALGYLRDRLAEIVRLDRPPVMPGELDPSRFHAAARLAEEGEWFDLATELAGDLSMLHDSRGELDGVVAVNDLRVRLHLRRGVPGDAVAACLANATALRAHDVTRAAGCARLAVRIAQEHGLVARAGEAEFTLSVLLWESGDLTGALAAGERSASVLTAAGREAAVIPVAINNCRLARELRDATRTSSWARRADGLAGRVRDRGLQASAAFELNRAQHDAGELAAAIASARRAEALYRAEENWFNAAVTCENGALSAEDSGDVALARQWRATAVEHWRRCGNLPRLLRALVDLSALHVRVTEYEPADDALAGAIRAIRDEPGTALPPLLESEILARHAAVRLFTGTGADRHGTDLAAPAAADGTGDAELERLRAVLSRFHAGALSIDDARQQVLTVLRTETRHGPEMARPWLHDDLGAELAPRELKPG; encoded by the coding sequence GTGCCGGGATTTCTGTGCCGGGTGCTCGGCGGCGACGGCGTGCCGTGCGGCACCGGGTTCCAGGTCGCCCCGCACCTGGTGGTGACGGCCTGGCACGTCCTGCGGGACGCCGGCGGCGACCGGGCCGGCGCGCGGCTGAGCGTGGACGCGCTGCACGGCGGTGTGCCGCCGGCCGCGGCGGAGGTGATCGCCGGCGACCCCGGCCGTGACCTGGCGGTGCTGCGGCGGGACGAGCCGTTGCCGGACACGGTGGCCGGGCTCGTGCACACCGGCGCGGTCGAGCCGCTCACCCCGGTGCTGGTCACCGGCGTCTCCACGATCGACGACCCCGGGCACGTCTACCGGCACCTGGACGCGACCGGCAGCTGGCAGGGCGGCACCGTCCGGGACACGGACGTCCGGCTCGGCCGGTTCACCTCGGCGGGCGTGGTCCCCGGGATGAGCGGCGCACCGGTGTTGCGGCTCGCGGACCGTACCGTGGTGGGGGTCGTCTCCGCCCGGTACAACAGCGCCGACGGCTGGCTGCGGGACTCCGTGTGGGCGGCCCGGACCGAGGATCTCGCCGCGCTGCTGGACGGGCTCCCGGGGATCGGCGTCGGCCGTCGGCTGCTGGTGGCCGACCGGGTGAGCACGGTGCTGGCCGTCCGGGCGCCCGGCGCCGGCGCGCTGGTGGCCGGCGCCGCGACGGCCGAGGTCGGCGTGCACGAGGCGGCGCTGGAGGCCGCGACCGTGCTGACCGCGCTGGACGACTCCTGCCGCGGCGTGGGCCACCTCGGTGACCTGGTCGAGTCGCTGGTCACCCGGGTGGAACGCGACGGTCGGCACGACCGGCACGCCGTCGGCGACCTCCGGGCCAGGCTCCGCCGGCACGGCCTCGACCCGCGGGTGCTGTTCCCCGCCATGGCCCAGCACGAGGAGGCGCTGCGGCGCTGGGCGGCGGGCGGGCCGGCGGCGGGCCCGCTGGCCTCGCTGGCGGTCGTGCTCGCGCACGAGGTGACCACCGACGTGTTCGCCGGGCTGTCGGCCACCTGCCGCCGGTACCTGCGCGAGGCGCTGTTCCGCGTCGACTCGGCCGGCTGCGCCGCGTTCCTGGACGCGCTGGCCGCGGTCCTGCCGCCGCTGCGGTCCCCGTCGACCGAGGCGGTGCTGGTCCGGCCCGGGAACGAGCCGGTGCCGGTGGAGGCCGCCCGGCGTAGCGAACTGGCCTCCGTCGCCGCGCAGCTGTGCCGGCTGCCCGACCCCGACCCGTACGTCGCCGGCCGCGCCGAGCCGGTGTCCGTCGTCGCCGCGGCCGTGCGCCGCCGGATCGCCGGTCACGGGTCCGCGACGGCCTTCCTGTCCGGCCAGCCGGGCGTGGGTACGTCCACGGTCGCCGTCGAGGCGGCCCGGCTGCTCGCCCCGGACTTCGCCGGCGGCGTCGTCTACCTCGACCTGCACGGGCTGGTCGCGGGCGTGCGCCGGGAACTGTCCACCATGGTCCGGCTGATCTCCGAGGCGCTGCGGCTGGACCTGAGCGTGGAGACCATGGACGACACCCAGCGGGCCGCCGCGCTCCTGGCCCAGCTGCGCGACCGCGGCGTCCTGCTGGTCTTGGACAACGCGCGCGACGCCGGGCACGTGGCGCCGCTGGCCCGGGCACCGCGCGGCTGCGCCGTGATCGTCACCGCGCGCGACCGGGTGCAGAGCTTCGCGGACCCCGGCCTGGTGTTCCGGGCGGAGCCGCTCGCCCGGGAGGACTCGGTGCGGGTGCTGGCCGCCTGCGACGAGTCGCGCGCGGACCGGGCGGACCTGCTGCACCGCATCGCGTTCCTCTGCGCCGACGTCCCGCTCGCGCTGCGCATGATCGGCGCGAGGATGGCCAGCCGGCCCGACCTCCCGCTGGAGTACGTGCTGCAGACGCTGGAGCAGGAGACCACGCGGCTCGACTACCTGGACGCCGGCGACCGCGCCGTGCGGGCCGCGATCCGGCTCAGCTACGACAACCTGGACGTCGCCGCGCGGCGGGTGTTCCGCCTGGTCGCGGCCGCACCGGGCAGCGCCACCACCGGCGCGGAGCTGGGCCACTGCCTGGGCGAGAGCGCGCTGACGCAGGAGCTGCTGCTGAACCGCCTGGTGGACCGCAGCCTCGCGGAACAGGTCACCGTCCGGTCGCCGTCCGCGAGCCTGGTCGCCACGGTCAACCTGTTCGACCTGGTCCTGCTCTTCGCCCGGGAGCGGCTGGCCGAGGAGGAGCCCGAGGAACTGGTACGCGACTTCCGGCACCGGGCGCTCGGCTATCTGCGGGACCGCCTGGCCGAGATCGTCCGCCTGGACCGCCCGCCCGTGATGCCCGGCGAGCTCGACCCGTCCCGGTTCCACGCCGCGGCCCGGCTGGCCGAGGAGGGGGAGTGGTTCGACCTCGCCACCGAGCTGGCCGGGGACCTGTCGATGCTGCACGACTCCCGCGGCGAACTGGACGGCGTGGTGGCCGTCAACGACCTGCGCGTGCGCCTTCACCTGCGCCGCGGCGTGCCCGGCGACGCGGTGGCGGCGTGCCTGGCCAACGCCACCGCGCTGCGCGCGCACGACGTGACGCGCGCGGCCGGGTGCGCCCGCCTGGCCGTCCGCATCGCCCAGGAGCACGGCCTGGTCGCCCGCGCGGGCGAGGCCGAGTTCACGCTGAGCGTGCTGCTGTGGGAGTCCGGCGACCTCACCGGTGCGCTGGCGGCCGGTGAGCGGTCCGCGTCGGTGCTCACCGCCGCCGGCCGGGAGGCGGCCGTGATCCCGGTCGCGATCAACAACTGCCGGCTGGCGCGTGAGCTGCGGGACGCCACGCGCACGTCATCCTGGGCCCGCCGCGCCGACGGGCTGGCCGGCCGGGTGCGGGACCGGGGACTCCAGGCGTCGGCCGCGTTCGAGCTGAACCGCGCCCAGCACGACGCCGGGGAACTGGCGGCGGCGATCGCGTCCGCGCGCCGCGCCGAGGCGCTCTACCGCGCCGAGGAGAACTGGTTCAACGCGGCGGTGACGTGCGAGAACGGCGCGCTCTCCGCGGAGGACAGCGGCGACGTCGCGCTCGCGCGGCAGTGGCGCGCCACGGCGGTCGAGCACTGGCGGCGCTGCGGGAACCTGCCCCGCCTGCTGCGGGCGCTGGTCGACCTCAGCGCGCTGCACGTGCGGGTGACGGAGTACGAGCCGGCCGACGACGCGCTGGCCGGCGCGATCCGGGCGATCCGCGACGAGCCCGGCACCGCGCTGCCGCCGCTCCTCGAATCCGAGATCCTCGCCCGCCACGCCGCGGTGCGGCTGTTCACCGGCACCGGGGCGGACCGTCACGGTACGGACCTCGCCGCCCCCGCCGCCGCGGACGGCACCGGCGACGCCGAGCTGGAGCGCCTGCGCGCGGTGCTGAGCCGGTTCCACGCCGGCGCGCTGAGCATCGACGACGCCCGGCAGCAGGTGCTGACCGTGCTGCGGACGGAGACCCGCCACGGCCCGGAGATGGCCCGGCCCTGGCTGCACGACGACCTCGGCGCGGAGCTCGCGCCACGCGAGCTGAAGCCGGGATGA
- a CDS encoding VOC family protein: MSYVRRFDHVGITVADIDAVTAFFVALGLEVEGRTFVEGEFLETVCGIPGSRTEIVMLKAPDDGTRLELSRFVRPDFVPGSPAAMANELGLRNVSFEVADLRAAVEWAAGQGYGLVGGIGEYENTFRMAYVRGPEGIIVSLAERIG; this comes from the coding sequence ATGTCCTATGTGCGACGCTTCGACCACGTCGGCATCACGGTCGCGGATATCGACGCCGTCACCGCCTTCTTCGTGGCGCTCGGCCTCGAGGTCGAGGGCAGGACGTTCGTCGAGGGCGAGTTCCTCGAGACGGTCTGCGGCATCCCCGGCTCGCGCACCGAGATCGTCATGCTGAAGGCGCCGGACGACGGCACCCGGCTGGAGCTGTCCCGGTTCGTCCGGCCCGACTTCGTGCCCGGCTCGCCGGCCGCGATGGCGAACGAACTGGGCCTGCGGAACGTCTCCTTCGAGGTCGCCGACCTGCGCGCCGCCGTCGAGTGGGCGGCGGGTCAGGGCTACGGCCTGGTCGGCGGCATCGGCGAGTACGAGAACACGTTCCGGATGGCCTACGTCCGCGGGCCGGAGGGGATCATCGTCTCGCTGGCCGAGCGGATCGGCTGA